From the genome of Longimicrobiales bacterium, one region includes:
- a CDS encoding serine hydrolase: MTGPRALRVRGFVLAGIGILCACTPGDDAATSGLASVGSGVQRADSLVESWVREGQIPGAVLLVSKNGNILHEKAYGWSRVEDFGAGQYPDAPPPEVTEVATPTAMMAETVFDLASVTKVMATTMAIMLLVDQGLVEVDAPVVDYLPDFRGGGRETITVRHLLTHTSGLFQWQPTYYHATDRDEAYAYIRDLPLRWPVGEGRHYSDLGFMLLGRIVEEQSGERLDAYVGGALFEPMGLLNTGFIASTRRGESHFASTSHGNPFERRMVHDPDFGYAIEGDPDRWDNWRQYTLSGEVNDGNAHHAFQGVAGHAGLFSTARELSTLLQMLIDGGKHDGQRLVEKATVDQFLTQEVDGQALGWQLPDYAPAETFAHTGFTGTFVAALPHSDLTVVLLTNRQNFGVDESTNYTDVGPLQRAVIEAVTTHH; this comes from the coding sequence ATGACCGGACCACGCGCCCTGCGCGTTAGAGGGTTCGTCCTCGCAGGCATCGGAATTCTATGCGCCTGCACCCCCGGCGACGACGCGGCGACATCCGGTCTGGCATCGGTCGGCTCCGGAGTGCAGCGCGCTGATTCGCTCGTCGAGTCATGGGTGCGCGAGGGGCAGATCCCAGGCGCCGTCCTGCTCGTGTCAAAGAATGGCAACATCCTTCACGAGAAAGCCTACGGATGGTCGAGAGTCGAGGACTTCGGCGCCGGCCAGTATCCTGACGCGCCTCCCCCCGAAGTCACCGAGGTCGCCACTCCTACTGCGATGATGGCCGAGACAGTCTTCGACCTCGCCTCCGTGACCAAGGTCATGGCTACTACAATGGCCATCATGCTCCTCGTCGATCAGGGTCTGGTCGAGGTCGACGCCCCGGTGGTCGACTACCTGCCGGATTTCCGAGGTGGAGGGAGGGAGACGATCACTGTGCGCCACCTGCTCACACACACATCAGGACTCTTCCAGTGGCAGCCGACGTACTACCATGCCACCGATCGCGACGAAGCATACGCCTACATCAGGGACCTCCCCCTGAGATGGCCGGTTGGGGAAGGACGCCACTACTCGGATCTGGGCTTCATGCTCCTCGGACGCATCGTGGAGGAGCAAAGCGGCGAACGCTTGGACGCCTACGTTGGGGGGGCGCTGTTCGAACCGATGGGCCTCTTGAACACCGGCTTCATCGCATCTACGCGCCGCGGGGAGTCGCATTTCGCCTCAACATCACACGGGAATCCGTTCGAGCGCCGCATGGTCCACGACCCGGATTTCGGCTACGCCATCGAGGGAGACCCCGACCGCTGGGACAATTGGCGACAATACACTCTCTCCGGCGAGGTCAATGACGGAAATGCACATCACGCGTTCCAAGGTGTGGCTGGCCACGCAGGCCTGTTTTCTACCGCGCGCGAGCTCTCGACTCTCCTTCAAATGTTGATCGATGGCGGGAAGCACGACGGGCAGCGTCTGGTTGAGAAGGCCACCGTAGATCAATTCCTGACCCAGGAAGTCGATGGACAAGCCCTCGGGTGGCAGCTCCCCGACTATGCGCCTGCCGAGACGTTCGCCCATACCGGCTTCACGGGAACGTTCGTTGCGGCCCTCCCCCACTCGGACCTCACCGTCGTCCTGCTCACCAACCGTCAGAATTTCGGTGTGGACGAAAGCACCAACTACACCGACGTTGGACCCCTGCAACGTGCGGTCATCGAGGCCGTTACGACGCACCACTGA
- a CDS encoding M28 family peptidase, with the protein MTKHARVHSLALIATAFFASSLAGQSSVQISAPVGFTATSAARQAYCEAKFVGLPSGDNFREHLRIITATPHPTGSAAQVEVGHYLVRAMKAAGMSVREHPYDVYLPQLTDDVEAHIVSPITMQLSNREAALPEDRFSGHPDLLNGWNAFSGSGDATAEVVYANYGTRADYRALDSLGISLEGKIVIARYGGNFRGFKVLFAEERGAAGVIMFNDAPEVEEDAYPEGPMLSGEIIQRGSVLTLAWTGDPLTPFVPALPIDGPVQVERLDPDEVGLHTIPVLPLGYNAAAEILSRMTGEVAQDEWQGGLDMPYRLTGGSELTVRVRVNQPKALTRATNVVGTFEGSEFPDEWIVLGAHYDPWGFGAIDPNGGTAMLLALADALGELADEGCSPRRSILIAHWDAEEYGVIGSTEWVEEFLPELTSGAVAYINADGAVSGPNFGSSSSPSLKQPILDAIRDTPYPKEGRSVYEWWAAQAENGTPVMGNLGGGSDHIAFYTHAGIPSAGLTSSGRSGVYHSNYDNFAWFERFGDPDWVYGPMLATADGLLALRLANADLLPYDVTRYAIDTRTHVNTLFEVAEFRRIDVNLDRLVASTNALEEAATQLEMARTNRIAAGSVPSEDAEAINAEFIRLEKAWLDNRGLQDRPWSRSLYVSPDPFSGYASWMLPGLRYEIETDDPDDVPEWETRYVEAIDRLTSQMSHLANMITASAP; encoded by the coding sequence ATGACCAAGCACGCACGAGTCCATTCGCTCGCCCTGATCGCGACAGCCTTCTTCGCCTCGAGTCTTGCTGGACAGAGCTCGGTCCAGATTTCGGCGCCAGTCGGCTTCACTGCGACCAGCGCTGCCCGTCAGGCCTACTGCGAGGCCAAATTTGTCGGCCTTCCGTCAGGCGACAATTTCAGGGAGCATCTACGGATCATCACGGCGACCCCGCATCCAACTGGATCCGCTGCGCAGGTCGAGGTTGGCCACTACCTGGTCCGGGCCATGAAGGCCGCAGGCATGTCCGTTCGCGAACATCCCTACGACGTCTACTTGCCGCAGCTCACGGATGACGTCGAGGCACACATTGTCTCTCCGATCACCATGCAGCTCAGCAATAGGGAAGCCGCCTTGCCAGAAGACCGGTTCTCCGGCCACCCGGACCTACTGAACGGATGGAATGCGTTTTCGGGAAGCGGTGATGCCACGGCTGAGGTCGTCTACGCCAACTATGGGACGCGCGCCGACTACCGGGCCCTGGACTCGCTGGGGATCTCGCTCGAGGGCAAGATCGTCATCGCTCGCTACGGTGGGAATTTCCGTGGCTTCAAGGTGCTGTTCGCCGAGGAGCGCGGTGCCGCGGGTGTCATCATGTTCAACGACGCGCCTGAGGTGGAAGAGGATGCGTACCCGGAGGGGCCCATGCTGAGCGGTGAAATCATTCAGCGTGGCTCGGTGCTTACGCTCGCCTGGACTGGGGATCCGCTGACGCCGTTCGTGCCGGCGCTCCCGATCGACGGGCCAGTGCAGGTCGAGCGTCTCGACCCGGACGAGGTCGGCCTTCACACGATCCCGGTGCTGCCACTCGGCTACAACGCTGCGGCTGAAATTCTCTCTCGCATGACGGGTGAAGTTGCGCAGGACGAGTGGCAGGGTGGGCTAGACATGCCATACCGACTGACCGGTGGATCAGAACTAACCGTGCGGGTCCGGGTGAATCAGCCGAAGGCGCTCACCCGTGCAACGAACGTCGTCGGCACCTTTGAGGGTAGCGAGTTCCCTGACGAGTGGATCGTCCTTGGGGCGCATTACGACCCCTGGGGCTTCGGAGCCATCGATCCGAATGGCGGCACCGCCATGCTCCTCGCTCTTGCGGATGCTCTTGGAGAGCTGGCTGACGAGGGCTGCAGTCCTCGACGCTCCATCCTGATCGCACACTGGGACGCCGAGGAGTACGGTGTAATCGGCTCCACTGAATGGGTCGAAGAGTTTCTCCCGGAATTGACGAGTGGAGCCGTCGCGTACATCAATGCGGACGGTGCGGTTTCGGGGCCGAATTTCGGCTCTTCCTCGTCACCATCTCTGAAGCAGCCGATCCTCGACGCGATCCGAGACACGCCGTACCCGAAGGAAGGGCGCAGCGTCTACGAATGGTGGGCGGCGCAGGCCGAGAACGGCACACCCGTCATGGGGAACCTCGGGGGCGGATCGGATCACATCGCCTTCTACACGCACGCGGGAATTCCGTCGGCGGGCCTCACATCGAGTGGGCGCAGCGGCGTCTACCACTCGAACTACGACAACTTCGCCTGGTTCGAGCGCTTCGGTGACCCCGACTGGGTCTATGGGCCCATGCTCGCCACGGCCGACGGCCTCCTGGCACTCCGACTCGCCAACGCCGACTTGCTCCCGTACGACGTAACGCGTTACGCCATCGACACCCGCACGCACGTGAACACCCTGTTCGAGGTCGCTGAATTTCGACGTATCGATGTGAATCTCGACCGCCTGGTGGCTTCGACCAATGCACTCGAAGAGGCCGCGACCCAGCTCGAAATGGCTCGGACAAACCGCATTGCCGCTGGCTCCGTTCCGAGTGAGGACGCGGAAGCGATCAACGCCGAGTTCATTCGTCTCGAGAAGGCCTGGCTCGACAACCGCGGTCTACAGGATCGTCCGTGGAGCCGGTCGCTCTACGTGTCCCCTGACCCCTTCAGCGGATACGCGTCCTGGATGCTGCCGGGACTCAGGTATGAGATCGAAACGGACGATCCGGACGATGTTCCCGAATGGGAGACGCGGTACGTAGAGGCCATCGATCGGCTCACCTCACAGATGAGCCACCTGGCCAACATGATCACGGCCAGCGCGCCGTGA
- a CDS encoding 4a-hydroxytetrahydrobiopterin dehydratase, with protein MTSREVLSGQTLTEATADLTGWTVEQGKLHKEYVFADFVEAFSFMTAAALCAERVNHHPEWFNVYRTVRIDLSTHDVGGITMFDVELAREFDLAAG; from the coding sequence GTGACGTCGAGAGAAGTCCTCTCCGGACAAACGCTGACAGAGGCGACCGCCGACCTCACCGGATGGACCGTCGAGCAGGGAAAACTCCACAAGGAGTACGTATTCGCCGACTTCGTCGAGGCGTTCTCGTTCATGACCGCAGCCGCGTTATGCGCCGAGCGAGTGAATCATCATCCGGAGTGGTTCAACGTGTACCGGACGGTGCGCATCGATCTCTCCACGCATGATGTGGGTGGCATCACGATGTTCGATGTGGAGCTCGCCAGGGAGTTCGATCTGGCGGCGGGTTAG
- a CDS encoding adenine phosphoribosyltransferase → MKNSIASYIRTVPDYPKPGILFRDVTGLLEDARGLRIAVDQLVHRYIDQHVDLVAGIEARGFIFGTPVAYELGVGFIPIRKAGKLPGAVVGIDYELEYGTDRMEMHVGAIGPGAKVLLIDDLIATGGTACAALELIRGVGGEVEEACFVIDLPDLGGADRLRSLGCQSFSLCEFAGH, encoded by the coding sequence GTGAAGAACTCGATCGCATCCTACATCCGGACCGTGCCCGACTATCCGAAGCCGGGCATTCTTTTCCGGGATGTCACCGGACTACTCGAGGATGCGCGCGGACTCCGCATAGCTGTCGATCAACTCGTCCATCGGTACATCGATCAGCACGTGGACCTCGTTGCCGGAATCGAGGCCCGTGGATTCATCTTCGGAACGCCTGTCGCCTACGAGCTAGGGGTCGGCTTCATTCCGATTCGCAAAGCCGGGAAGCTGCCGGGAGCGGTAGTCGGAATCGACTACGAGCTTGAGTACGGCACCGACCGAATGGAGATGCACGTGGGCGCCATCGGACCTGGCGCCAAGGTGCTGCTCATCGACGACCTGATCGCGACTGGCGGGACAGCGTGTGCCGCACTCGAGTTGATTCGTGGCGTCGGAGGCGAAGTCGAGGAGGCGTGCTTTGTGATCGACCTCCCAGACCTTGGCGGTGCCGACCGGCTACGCTCGCTCGGCTGCCAGAGCTTCTCCCTTTGTGAATTTGCGGGGCACTAA
- a CDS encoding membrane dipeptidase, giving the protein MNKMDRKRFLASAAAIGIGATGLENLEGAVSPVSGTEASGSRRFWPGYDEAIVVDFLASPGYFNYPLNPPLNGEMIQNAVGSGITAVNLTVSGSDFEGTVRKISGWMDRIERFPGALMQVRTRAQLNEAKASGRLGIVFGFQDTTPFEGGLDHIATFQALGVKVTQLTYNVRNLVGDGCLEPANGGLTRYGHQVVERMNDLGMLVDVSHCGQRTTAEGIAASTVPMAITHSGCSAVAEHPRSKHDAELRALGDNGGVIGIYLMPFLTPGRVAMLDDVLNHIEHALNVCGEDHVGIGSDLSTTPIDDSEDYWSAHRQFVAGRIERGIAAPNEDPDILFTVEDLNSPRRMEMIADGLARRGHGDRVVEKVIGGNWVRLFDEVWPS; this is encoded by the coding sequence ATGAATAAGATGGACCGGAAGCGTTTTCTGGCGAGTGCGGCTGCGATTGGAATTGGCGCCACTGGCCTCGAGAATCTGGAGGGTGCGGTGTCCCCCGTGTCAGGAACCGAGGCGTCGGGATCACGGCGCTTCTGGCCCGGATACGATGAGGCGATTGTCGTCGATTTTCTGGCGAGCCCCGGCTACTTCAACTATCCGCTCAATCCACCATTGAACGGAGAGATGATCCAGAACGCGGTCGGCTCGGGGATCACGGCTGTAAACCTCACGGTTAGCGGGAGTGACTTCGAGGGAACCGTCCGCAAGATCTCTGGATGGATGGATCGGATCGAACGTTTCCCCGGGGCGTTGATGCAGGTGCGCACGCGCGCACAACTGAACGAGGCGAAAGCGAGCGGGCGGCTAGGTATCGTTTTTGGGTTCCAGGACACGACCCCGTTCGAAGGCGGCCTCGACCACATCGCCACGTTCCAGGCCCTCGGAGTAAAGGTCACTCAGCTGACCTACAACGTGCGAAACCTGGTCGGTGACGGTTGTCTGGAGCCCGCGAACGGAGGCCTCACCCGATACGGGCATCAGGTGGTTGAACGCATGAACGACCTCGGCATGCTCGTCGACGTGAGTCACTGCGGTCAGCGCACGACCGCGGAAGGCATCGCGGCATCGACCGTCCCTATGGCGATCACTCACAGCGGATGTAGCGCAGTGGCGGAGCATCCACGTTCGAAGCATGACGCGGAGCTACGCGCCCTCGGGGACAACGGTGGCGTCATCGGGATCTATCTGATGCCGTTTCTCACACCAGGCCGCGTAGCCATGCTCGACGATGTGCTGAATCACATCGAGCATGCTCTCAATGTGTGTGGAGAGGATCATGTGGGGATCGGTAGTGACCTGTCGACGACACCCATCGATGATTCCGAAGATTACTGGTCTGCGCATCGGCAGTTCGTCGCCGGCCGAATTGAGCGCGGGATCGCTGCGCCCAACGAAGACCCGGACATCCTCTTCACCGTCGAGGACCTGAACTCGCCGCGGCGGATGGAGATGATCGCGGACGGTCTGGCCCGACGTGGCCACGGGGACAGGGTGGTAGAGAAGGTGATCGGAGGAAATTGGGTGCGCCTTTTTGATGAAGTTTGGCCGTCCTGA
- a CDS encoding acetyl-CoA C-acyltransferase, with protein sequence MSRIDTAVLAGCRTAFSRSGSVFADISAIELGKVAVRDALARSGVGGERVDHLVYGTVVHDTQAPNIAREIGLGVLPKDIPAVTVSRACTSANQAITDAVQMIELGQADVVVAGGAESLSRIPITVSERMSKRLVAASKGETLGQRLAPFRSLRPRDLIPVQPAIAEPSTGETMGASAERMAKENGITREDQDAWTLRSHERAAVGTEDGRLTAEIAPVYVLPTFEQVVLSDNGIRSDSSLEKLERLRPVFDRKHGSVTAGNASPLTDGASAVVLMNGEKARSEGLRPLGYVRSWAWTALDPAAQLLQGPAYAAPLALDQAGLTMADIGLMEMHEAFATQVLSNLQALSSKTFAQKELGRSEAVGHPNVDAINVMGGSLSIGHPFGATGGRLTVTILNEMARRDVQFGLITVCAAGGMGFAMVVERR encoded by the coding sequence ATGAGCCGAATCGATACCGCCGTCCTCGCGGGCTGCAGAACTGCCTTCTCTCGCTCCGGCTCGGTCTTTGCCGACATCTCTGCGATCGAACTGGGGAAGGTCGCGGTGCGCGATGCCTTGGCCCGCAGCGGAGTCGGCGGCGAACGAGTCGATCACCTCGTGTACGGAACGGTCGTCCACGACACGCAAGCTCCGAACATCGCCCGTGAGATCGGCCTGGGCGTTCTCCCGAAAGACATCCCGGCCGTCACAGTATCCCGTGCCTGCACATCGGCGAATCAGGCGATCACGGACGCCGTCCAGATGATCGAACTCGGTCAGGCCGACGTTGTTGTCGCCGGTGGCGCGGAATCTCTGTCCCGGATTCCGATCACCGTGAGTGAGCGGATGTCAAAGCGACTTGTCGCCGCATCAAAAGGGGAAACGCTCGGACAAAGGTTGGCCCCGTTTCGCTCTCTCCGCCCCCGTGACCTCATCCCGGTGCAGCCAGCTATCGCTGAGCCCAGCACCGGCGAAACCATGGGCGCCTCGGCCGAGCGGATGGCCAAGGAGAACGGAATCACCCGTGAGGACCAAGACGCCTGGACGCTCCGCTCCCACGAGCGTGCAGCAGTCGGAACGGAGGACGGCCGCCTCACGGCAGAGATCGCGCCGGTCTACGTGCTGCCCACCTTCGAGCAGGTAGTGCTTAGCGACAACGGTATCCGGTCCGACTCCTCGCTCGAGAAGCTCGAACGGCTGCGTCCGGTATTCGACCGCAAGCATGGCTCCGTAACAGCCGGGAATGCATCGCCGCTGACCGATGGAGCCTCAGCGGTCGTGCTCATGAACGGAGAGAAGGCGCGCAGCGAGGGATTGAGGCCCCTCGGTTACGTCCGAAGCTGGGCCTGGACGGCCCTGGACCCGGCCGCTCAGCTCCTGCAAGGCCCTGCGTACGCCGCGCCTCTCGCTCTGGATCAAGCGGGCCTCACGATGGCCGACATCGGCCTCATGGAGATGCACGAAGCGTTCGCCACTCAGGTTCTTTCGAACCTTCAGGCTCTCTCTTCGAAGACCTTCGCGCAGAAGGAGCTCGGTCGCTCCGAAGCCGTCGGCCACCCGAATGTGGACGCCATCAACGTGATGGGCGGATCACTCTCGATCGGGCATCCATTCGGGGCGACCGGCGGACGGCTTACCGTCACGATTCTGAATGAGATGGCGCGCCGGGACGTTCAATTTGGGCTGATTACGGTCTGCGCTGCGGGCGGTATGGGCTTCGCCATGGTCGTCGAGCGACGCTAA
- a CDS encoding DASS family sodium-coupled anion symporter — translation MSKARRTGLIGGIVVFVLMLLLPEPSGLSEAGWRTASVAALMAVWWMTEAIPIAATALLPLVLFPFLGVLDAPNASAPYGNELIFLFMGGFFMAVTMEKWGLHKRIALRIMAFVGTSPDRLILGFMLATAFLSMWISNTATAAMMLPIALAVGEMFRSQDQEGPYQFGIALMLGVAYAASIGGIATLIGTPPNAVLAGAASEILGYEIGFVQWMGVGLPVTLIMLPITWIALTRFLYPPGELSGDAAAIINAERAALGTPSKGEKITAVVFTLTALAWVMRSEKVIGGLTIPGLQSFAPEIRDSTIAMTAALVLFMIPVDRKRGEFTLDWKTAMTIPWDVLVLFGGGLSLARAMSQSGFANWIGAMVSSLDTVPALAIIALVATLVIFLTEMTSNLATTSMAMPIMAGAALGLGIPPLQLMAVAALAASMAFMLPVATPPNAIVFGSGYITIPQMSRAGIFLNLTAIVLITIIGSVLVPIFLAT, via the coding sequence ATGAGTAAGGCCCGCCGCACCGGCCTGATCGGCGGCATCGTCGTCTTCGTGCTCATGTTGCTCCTTCCTGAGCCCAGTGGGCTTAGTGAAGCCGGATGGCGGACCGCATCAGTCGCCGCCCTCATGGCCGTCTGGTGGATGACCGAGGCGATACCGATCGCCGCGACCGCCCTTCTTCCTCTCGTGCTGTTCCCTTTCCTGGGCGTGCTCGACGCACCAAATGCCTCGGCCCCCTATGGAAACGAGCTAATTTTCCTTTTCATGGGCGGCTTCTTCATGGCCGTCACCATGGAGAAATGGGGACTGCATAAGCGCATCGCCCTGCGGATCATGGCTTTCGTCGGCACCAGTCCTGATCGGCTGATCCTCGGCTTCATGCTCGCCACGGCGTTCCTCTCGATGTGGATCAGCAACACCGCCACGGCGGCCATGATGCTTCCGATCGCCCTCGCCGTTGGAGAGATGTTTCGGTCTCAGGACCAAGAGGGGCCTTATCAGTTTGGTATCGCCCTGATGTTGGGCGTAGCCTACGCCGCGTCCATCGGCGGCATCGCGACGCTCATCGGCACACCACCGAACGCAGTGCTCGCCGGCGCCGCGAGTGAGATCCTCGGCTATGAGATCGGATTCGTGCAGTGGATGGGAGTGGGGCTTCCCGTCACTCTCATCATGTTGCCGATTACATGGATCGCCCTAACGCGATTCCTGTATCCGCCGGGCGAGCTGTCCGGTGATGCCGCTGCGATCATCAATGCGGAGCGAGCGGCGCTCGGAACGCCGAGCAAGGGCGAGAAAATTACGGCAGTCGTGTTTACACTCACAGCACTCGCCTGGGTGATGCGCTCTGAAAAGGTCATCGGCGGTCTGACCATACCTGGGCTGCAAAGCTTCGCGCCTGAAATTCGTGACTCGACGATCGCGATGACGGCCGCACTCGTGCTCTTCATGATCCCGGTAGATCGGAAACGCGGAGAGTTCACGCTGGACTGGAAGACCGCGATGACGATCCCGTGGGACGTCCTCGTGCTGTTCGGAGGAGGGCTGTCCCTAGCCCGCGCCATGTCGCAATCGGGTTTCGCCAACTGGATCGGGGCCATGGTTTCCTCGCTCGACACAGTCCCTGCACTCGCGATCATCGCGCTCGTTGCCACACTGGTCATTTTCCTTACCGAGATGACGTCGAACCTCGCGACGACCAGCATGGCCATGCCCATCATGGCCGGAGCCGCGCTGGGTCTCGGCATCCCACCTCTGCAGTTGATGGCCGTCGCTGCACTCGCTGCCTCCATGGCCTTCATGCTCCCCGTCGCGACACCACCCAATGCCATCGTATTCGGTTCAGGCTACATCACGATTCCTCAGATGAGCCGCGCCGGAATCTTCCTCAACCTGACCGCGATCGTGCTGATTACCATTATCGGTTCCGTCCTGGTTCCAATCTTTCTGGCCACGTAG
- a CDS encoding alpha/beta fold hydrolase, whose protein sequence is MGYAIAAVSIGLLIFGLDRLASRILRPESRPFERTVPDLGVEHEDLLIQSGDQGLAAWLIQPSRAQPFEPLLLVAHGWSANYSTVLAIAEPLVELGHDVLLFDVRGHGRSGPAPFVTIRHFRDDLMAVARYAAKRFPDRQLVLVGHSLGGSAGVLAAADGAPIDGLILVAAPADVLHVTAEFLSDQGLPGGFIVNVLRPFFWHRVRGSFRPLTPSRRIRELDLPILIIQPENDQRVIRRHAERLSEASGLSYHLIKDREHTDVLAAPETLRLVEEFLEEL, encoded by the coding sequence GTGGGCTACGCGATCGCAGCAGTGTCGATCGGGCTTCTCATTTTTGGCCTCGATCGGTTGGCGTCTCGAATTCTGCGCCCGGAGTCGCGTCCGTTCGAGCGGACTGTGCCCGATCTCGGGGTCGAGCACGAAGACCTCTTGATACAGTCCGGTGACCAAGGGCTCGCGGCCTGGCTGATCCAACCGTCACGCGCCCAGCCTTTTGAGCCGCTTCTGCTGGTGGCTCACGGTTGGAGCGCCAACTATTCGACGGTGCTGGCGATTGCCGAGCCGCTGGTTGAGCTCGGGCACGACGTGCTTTTGTTCGATGTACGTGGTCACGGTCGCAGTGGCCCCGCTCCTTTTGTAACGATCCGACACTTTCGTGATGACCTCATGGCGGTCGCCCGGTATGCTGCGAAACGGTTTCCCGATCGACAGCTCGTCCTGGTGGGCCACTCCCTCGGCGGCTCGGCGGGCGTCCTTGCGGCTGCCGACGGGGCCCCGATAGATGGACTGATACTCGTGGCTGCGCCGGCTGACGTCCTTCATGTCACCGCAGAATTTCTCTCTGATCAGGGACTTCCAGGCGGGTTCATTGTCAATGTCCTGCGACCCTTCTTTTGGCATCGGGTGAGAGGGAGCTTTCGACCGCTTACGCCGAGTCGGAGGATTCGGGAGCTCGACCTTCCGATCCTGATCATCCAGCCCGAGAACGACCAACGAGTGATCCGGCGGCATGCAGAGCGCCTGAGTGAGGCGTCAGGGCTTAGCTACCATCTTATCAAAGACCGCGAGCACACGGACGTGCTCGCTGCGCCGGAGACGCTCCGGCTTGTCGAGGAATTCCTCGAGGAACTCTAA
- a CDS encoding FAD binding domain-containing protein, with protein MLRLPHFKYHRPTTVDHAIAVMGEHAGDAMYIAGGTDLVPNMKHRLFEPGHLVALKRIQELRGVGQDDGHLRIGAGETLSAVSRDAQVLEHFPALADAAAHVAGPQLRNAGTIGGNVCLDTRCTYYNQTAFWREALGYCLKKDGDVCHVTKVGKKCVAAHSADTPPVLMTLDAVVVLIGPEGRREVPVRDFFVADGIVNTRRAPDEVLTEIRIPMSSASRRQAYAKLRQRKSIDFPLLTVAIAADLDGDGTVRHLEGVVTALGARPRVLAKWSDVAAGRILDDELIEDLAARAHQQCHPLENIIVDPEWRRAMVPVFVRRALAQVRAA; from the coding sequence ATGTTGCGCCTGCCGCACTTCAAGTACCACCGCCCGACCACCGTCGATCATGCAATTGCGGTCATGGGAGAACATGCTGGTGACGCGATGTATATCGCGGGCGGCACGGACCTCGTGCCGAATATGAAGCACCGCCTGTTCGAACCTGGCCACCTCGTGGCACTCAAGAGGATTCAAGAATTGCGGGGTGTGGGTCAAGATGACGGGCACCTGCGAATTGGCGCGGGGGAAACACTGAGCGCCGTGTCCCGTGACGCCCAGGTGCTCGAGCACTTCCCTGCGCTCGCCGACGCGGCCGCGCATGTCGCAGGCCCTCAGTTGCGAAACGCCGGTACGATCGGCGGTAACGTCTGCCTCGACACGCGTTGCACCTACTACAACCAGACTGCGTTCTGGCGGGAAGCCCTTGGGTACTGCCTAAAGAAAGACGGCGACGTCTGCCACGTGACCAAGGTAGGAAAAAAGTGTGTAGCAGCTCACTCGGCCGATACGCCACCCGTGCTGATGACGCTCGATGCGGTGGTGGTATTGATCGGCCCCGAGGGTCGTCGAGAGGTCCCAGTCAGGGACTTCTTCGTTGCGGATGGCATTGTGAACACCCGCCGCGCGCCGGACGAGGTTCTTACCGAGATCCGAATTCCTATGTCGTCGGCGTCTAGAAGGCAGGCCTACGCGAAGCTCAGGCAACGGAAGTCGATTGACTTCCCGTTACTGACCGTCGCGATCGCGGCGGATCTGGATGGAGATGGAACAGTCCGTCACCTGGAAGGTGTTGTGACCGCGCTCGGCGCTCGACCCCGCGTGCTCGCAAAATGGAGCGACGTTGCCGCAGGCCGGATCCTTGATGACGAGCTGATTGAAGATCTCGCGGCCAGGGCGCACCAGCAGTGTCACCCGCTGGAGAACATCATCGTCGACCCGGAGTGGAGACGTGCGATGGTGCCCGTATTTGTTCGCCGGGCCCTCGCCCAGGTGCGCGCGGCTTGA